Proteins from a single region of Candidatus Rubrimentiphilum sp.:
- the pknB gene encoding Stk1 family PASTA domain-containing Ser/Thr kinase codes for MIDSAHVFNNRYRLDNKLGEGGMATVYCGTDTLLRRRVAIKVLRRDYASDQEFVRRFYQEAESAAKLSHPNIVNTYDVGREGDTYYIVMELVDGPSLAEIIAADGRLPEPVALDYAAQICNGLAYAHRQGLLHRDIKPANILITKDDVVKLSDFGIARAVSQQTMTMTRPGMVMGSVYYLSPEQAQGLDLTEASDLYSVGIVLYQMLTGKLPFVGESPVTVALKHISDPAPPLDPSAGVSPALQSIVSKLLQKQPENRFGSASEVASALREARERPSFAAYSLVDDAPGSALRPMQPPPRKSRLPDRHAEIIEAEEVRRNPTGWIVALLAIVLIGAAAGGYIMTAHPFGPAAQIAVGNYVNLPDAQAQKAIVNAGLTYQATRENSDTVPPNRVIRQDPAPGAKISTGSPIQLVISLGPPTVGLRDVVGYTLDDAQKDLIGDKLSVVVVRKFDPAPKDTVITEKPKAGSKVRQNAKITLVVSQGTAPIKMPRLAGLTIDQARALAGKLGFTVNVSETAAIPNVPPNVIASQDVPAGTQIASDHSATVNVVVSSGGGLTNVPNLIGSDLASAQQQIKAAGFTMSTSYLVELGSQNNGQVIAEDPQAGTPAEKGTAIRVTLSVSGEVPDTNGMTLDQAKAILMNYGYALGNVTPTTEGAGGKVVRTEPAVGTKLAPGSPVNIYVNNSHP; via the coding sequence ATGATCGATTCGGCGCACGTCTTCAACAATCGCTACCGTCTGGACAACAAACTGGGCGAGGGCGGTATGGCGACGGTCTATTGCGGCACCGATACGCTGCTGCGGCGTCGGGTGGCGATTAAGGTTTTGCGCCGCGACTACGCTTCCGATCAGGAATTCGTCCGGCGATTCTATCAGGAAGCGGAATCTGCCGCGAAGCTCTCTCATCCCAATATCGTCAACACGTACGATGTCGGCCGCGAAGGCGACACCTATTATATCGTCATGGAGCTCGTGGATGGACCGTCGCTGGCGGAGATAATCGCGGCCGACGGCAGGTTGCCCGAGCCGGTTGCGCTCGATTACGCCGCGCAGATCTGTAACGGTTTGGCGTACGCGCACCGGCAAGGCTTGCTGCACCGCGACATCAAGCCGGCCAACATTCTGATCACCAAAGACGACGTCGTCAAGCTTTCCGATTTCGGTATCGCGCGCGCGGTTTCGCAGCAGACGATGACGATGACGCGCCCGGGCATGGTCATGGGCAGCGTCTACTATCTTTCGCCCGAACAGGCGCAGGGTCTCGACTTGACCGAGGCCTCGGATCTCTACAGCGTCGGGATCGTGCTCTATCAAATGCTCACCGGAAAGCTGCCGTTTGTTGGAGAGTCGCCGGTGACGGTAGCGCTTAAGCACATCTCCGATCCGGCTCCGCCGCTGGATCCTTCGGCCGGCGTGAGTCCGGCGTTGCAGTCGATCGTCAGCAAGCTGTTGCAGAAACAGCCCGAGAACCGCTTCGGATCGGCCAGCGAAGTCGCGTCGGCGCTGCGCGAAGCGCGCGAGCGGCCGAGTTTTGCCGCGTACTCGCTCGTGGACGATGCCCCGGGCTCTGCGCTGCGTCCGATGCAGCCGCCGCCGCGCAAATCGCGTCTGCCCGATCGCCACGCCGAGATCATCGAAGCCGAAGAGGTGCGCCGCAATCCGACGGGCTGGATCGTCGCGTTGCTCGCCATCGTCTTGATCGGCGCGGCCGCCGGCGGCTACATCATGACGGCGCATCCGTTTGGCCCCGCGGCGCAGATCGCGGTAGGCAACTACGTGAATCTGCCGGACGCGCAAGCGCAGAAGGCAATCGTAAACGCCGGCCTGACCTATCAAGCCACGCGTGAAAACAGCGATACGGTTCCTCCGAATCGCGTGATCCGGCAGGATCCCGCGCCGGGCGCCAAGATTTCGACCGGTTCGCCGATTCAGCTCGTGATCAGTTTGGGGCCGCCCACAGTTGGCTTGCGCGATGTGGTCGGCTATACGCTCGATGACGCGCAGAAGGACTTGATCGGAGATAAGCTCAGCGTCGTTGTCGTCCGCAAGTTCGATCCTGCGCCGAAGGATACGGTTATCACCGAGAAACCAAAAGCGGGCTCGAAAGTGCGGCAAAACGCGAAGATCACGCTTGTCGTTTCACAAGGGACGGCTCCGATCAAGATGCCCAGGCTCGCCGGGCTGACGATCGATCAAGCGCGCGCGCTCGCCGGGAAACTCGGCTTTACCGTAAACGTCAGCGAGACTGCCGCGATCCCGAACGTTCCGCCGAATGTTATTGCATCGCAAGACGTTCCGGCCGGCACGCAGATCGCGAGCGATCATTCGGCTACCGTAAATGTCGTCGTCAGTAGCGGCGGAGGCTTGACGAACGTTCCGAACCTCATCGGCAGCGATCTTGCCAGCGCGCAGCAACAGATCAAAGCCGCCGGCTTCACGATGTCGACCAGCTACCTGGTGGAGCTCGGCTCGCAAAACAACGGTCAGGTCATCGCAGAAGATCCGCAGGCCGGAACGCCTGCCGAAAAAGGCACGGCGATCAGGGTCACGCTGTCGGTTTCCGGCGAAGTGCCGGACACCAATGGCATGACGCTCGATCAAGCCAAAGCGATCCTCATGAACTACGGCTACGCCCTCGGAAACGTCACGCCCACGACCGAAGGCGCCGGCGGCAAAGTCGTACGCACGGAGCCCGCAGTCGGCACGAAGCTTGCGCCCGGCTCGCCGGTCAACATCTACGTGAACAATTCACACCCGTGA
- the ruvC gene encoding crossover junction endodeoxyribonuclease RuvC produces MNERILGIDPGLRVTGYGVIEFSAGKTRVIEAGVVSPKNGAPLETRLRELHDGITKVVTSTHPDVIVIEELYTTYRNPVTAIMMGHARGVLCLAGAEAAIPVRTLAHSLVKRALVGSGAGRKEQVNRMVAQLLGFRRPLEPDDVSDALALALAYCNIRDHERKIPALNVL; encoded by the coding sequence GTGAACGAACGTATTCTCGGAATCGACCCGGGTCTGCGTGTCACAGGCTACGGCGTGATCGAATTTTCCGCCGGCAAGACGCGCGTCATCGAAGCAGGCGTGGTTTCACCAAAAAATGGTGCTCCCTTGGAAACGCGTTTGCGCGAACTGCACGACGGCATTACGAAGGTCGTCACTTCCACCCATCCGGATGTTATCGTTATCGAAGAGCTTTATACGACGTATCGCAATCCCGTTACCGCAATTATGATGGGACACGCTCGCGGCGTCCTTTGCCTGGCCGGCGCGGAGGCGGCGATCCCGGTGAGAACGCTAGCTCATTCCTTGGTAAAACGCGCACTCGTCGGATCCGGCGCCGGACGCAAGGAGCAAGTCAATCGCATGGTGGCGCAATTGTTAGGCTTTCGGCGGCCTTTGGAGCCGGACGACGTCTCGGACGCGTTGGCCCTGGCGCTGGCGTACTGCAACATCCGCGATCACGAACGCAAGATCCCTGCGCTGAATGTTCTCTAG
- the ruvA gene encoding Holliday junction branch migration protein RuvA: MFSRITGTLVEKHEGSVVLDAGGLSYDIILPPCVQEKVTIENGDPLTLEVYSVMNMEGNTGHFTFYGFSNAIEREFFEKLLSVASIGPRSAARAFSQPMARIAGAIDRGDHAFLKTLPGIGQQKARDIVAKLQGKVTKFLLIQEAEPVAAVRMPDFADEALAVLLQLEYRRSEAEEMIRSTLDSAPGITDAEALLAEIYRQRAAHE, from the coding sequence ATGTTCTCTAGAATAACCGGCACCCTCGTCGAAAAACATGAAGGCAGCGTCGTCTTGGACGCGGGCGGTCTTTCGTACGACATTATCCTGCCGCCGTGCGTTCAAGAGAAAGTGACGATCGAAAACGGCGACCCGTTGACGCTCGAAGTCTACTCAGTCATGAATATGGAGGGCAATACCGGCCACTTCACCTTTTACGGATTCAGCAACGCGATCGAGCGCGAGTTTTTCGAGAAATTGCTGAGTGTGGCCAGCATCGGCCCGCGTTCGGCCGCGCGAGCGTTCTCGCAGCCCATGGCGCGCATCGCAGGCGCAATAGATCGGGGCGATCATGCGTTTCTTAAGACGTTGCCCGGAATCGGGCAGCAGAAGGCGCGCGACATCGTCGCGAAGTTGCAGGGCAAAGTGACCAAATTCTTGCTGATCCAGGAAGCCGAGCCGGTAGCCGCTGTTCGCATGCCCGATTTTGCGGACGAGGCGCTGGCGGTTTTGCTGCAGCTCGAATATAGGCGGTCCGAAGCCGAAGAGATGATCCGCTCGACGCTGGACTCGGCGCCCGGGATCACCGACGCGGAGGCGCTGCTCGCCGAGATCTACCGTCAGCGGGCCGCGCATGAATGA
- the ruvB gene encoding Holliday junction branch migration DNA helicase RuvB, with the protein MNDDALKRLYGPGDAADPERVIDPVDSLEDEVYGASLRPRSFDEYVGQTTVVDNLKIAIEAAKQRKEPLEHVLFYGPPGLGKTTLAALIAKELGSALRPTSGPTLEKPKDLVGILTSLEEGDIFFIDEIHRLGRVVEEFLYPAMEEYQIDFIVDRGAYAKTLKLPLKRFTLVGATTRAGMLSAPLRERFGIMHHLDYYDDAELKRIVLRSAGVLSVPIDDDAAATIAHRSRGTPRIANRLLRRVRDFAEVRADGRVSKAVAEEALRREGVDELGLDRLDRAFLRTIVEQYGGGPVGIGAIAATLTEDAETLEDVVEPYLLKAGFVTRTANGRKATADAYAHLGVTGTPFPTQDRLL; encoded by the coding sequence ATGAATGACGACGCGCTGAAGCGGCTATACGGCCCGGGCGACGCCGCCGATCCGGAGCGCGTCATCGATCCGGTCGATTCGCTGGAAGACGAAGTCTACGGCGCGAGTCTGCGGCCGCGCTCGTTCGACGAGTACGTCGGCCAAACGACTGTGGTCGATAATTTGAAGATCGCCATCGAGGCGGCCAAACAACGAAAAGAGCCGCTCGAGCACGTGCTGTTTTATGGTCCGCCGGGTTTGGGCAAAACGACGCTCGCCGCGCTGATCGCCAAAGAACTCGGCAGTGCGCTGCGTCCGACCAGCGGACCGACGCTCGAAAAACCCAAGGATCTCGTCGGCATCCTGACGTCACTCGAGGAAGGCGACATCTTTTTCATCGACGAGATTCACCGGCTCGGACGCGTTGTCGAAGAGTTTCTCTATCCTGCCATGGAGGAGTACCAGATCGACTTCATCGTCGATCGCGGCGCGTACGCAAAGACGCTGAAACTACCGCTCAAGCGTTTCACGCTCGTCGGCGCGACGACGCGTGCCGGCATGCTCTCGGCGCCGTTGCGCGAGCGATTCGGCATCATGCATCATCTCGATTACTACGACGATGCCGAACTCAAACGGATCGTGCTCCGCTCGGCCGGAGTGCTTTCGGTGCCGATCGACGACGACGCGGCGGCAACGATCGCGCACCGTAGCCGCGGCACGCCGCGCATCGCCAACCGGCTGTTGCGCCGAGTGCGCGACTTCGCCGAAGTTCGCGCAGACGGGCGCGTCAGTAAAGCCGTTGCCGAAGAAGCCTTGCGACGCGAGGGCGTGGACGAGCTCGGCCTCGATCGTCTGGACCGCGCTTTTCTTCGCACCATCGTCGAGCAGTATGGCGGCGGTCCGGTCGGAATCGGCGCCATCGCCGCGACATTAACGGAAGACGCCGAGACGCTGGAGGACGTCGTCGAGCCGTATTTACTGAAAGCCGGATTTGTTACGCGCACTGCCAACGGACGAAAAGCTACCGCCGATGCATACGCGCACCTAGGCGTGACGGGCACGCCGTTCCCAACACAAGACCGGTTGCTATGA
- a CDS encoding SpoIID/LytB domain-containing protein — protein sequence MKRERFIATVVSAAGAAAVCSPLRAQEDPAISSQTQALRVLLGTGRLQTIDAQTFLYDGRRYRGTATTLPNGQVVSTVPLEQYLYSVVSREMPRSWPGEALQAQAILARTYVLQRSNPNRDYDVVTSEADQVYTGIDAEAAQTNAAVNATAGHVLRYRSEFATIAYFSCCGGHTESSAEAWGGKPLAYLSGVTCNYCKDSQWYQWTQTIGVDRLRTALGAQSGSVGDIQDIALDSPDASGRARFWMFTGTQGSARVKASDVRRAVGSRVLPSLLVRKVTLQSSGDAAATLEGGGLGHGVGFCQWGARGLAQTGANSTAILAYYFPGTTVGSS from the coding sequence ATGAAACGCGAGCGGTTCATCGCGACGGTCGTTTCGGCGGCGGGCGCAGCCGCCGTGTGCTCGCCGTTACGCGCCCAGGAAGATCCGGCGATCTCTTCGCAGACACAAGCGCTTCGCGTTTTATTGGGAACGGGCCGCCTTCAGACGATCGACGCGCAGACGTTTCTGTACGACGGGCGCCGCTATCGCGGCACGGCAACGACCTTGCCCAACGGCCAGGTCGTTAGCACCGTCCCGCTCGAGCAATATCTCTACAGCGTCGTATCGCGCGAGATGCCGCGATCGTGGCCGGGAGAGGCCTTGCAAGCGCAGGCGATTCTGGCGCGCACGTACGTTTTGCAGCGCAGCAATCCGAACCGCGACTATGACGTCGTTACGTCCGAAGCCGATCAGGTGTACACCGGAATCGACGCCGAAGCGGCGCAAACGAACGCGGCCGTGAATGCAACCGCAGGCCACGTGCTGCGCTACCGTTCGGAGTTTGCCACAATCGCATATTTCTCGTGCTGCGGCGGGCACACCGAATCTTCGGCGGAGGCGTGGGGCGGAAAGCCGCTCGCGTACCTCTCCGGCGTCACGTGCAACTACTGCAAAGACTCACAGTGGTATCAATGGACGCAAACGATCGGCGTCGATCGCCTTCGTACTGCGCTCGGCGCGCAGAGCGGCTCGGTCGGCGACATCCAAGACATCGCGCTTGATTCACCCGACGCGAGCGGACGCGCGCGCTTCTGGATGTTTACCGGAACGCAAGGCTCCGCGCGTGTGAAAGCGTCGGACGTGCGCCGCGCGGTCGGCTCGCGCGTCCTCCCCAGTTTGCTCGTGCGCAAAGTTACGCTGCAATCGTCCGGGGACGCCGCAGCAACGTTGGAAGGCGGCGGCTTAGGGCACGGAGTCGGATTCTGCCAATGGGGCGCGCGCGGCTTGGCGCAAACGGGCGCCAACAGCACGGCGATCCTCGCGTACTATTTTCCGGGTACGACCGTCGGCTCTTCGTAA
- the queA gene encoding tRNA preQ1(34) S-adenosylmethionine ribosyltransferase-isomerase QueA encodes MPGERLTLRRSPEPVEGEPGIRGAVSPGVRSARSPDAGVTSSYDYELPEGAIAQAPAQPRDSSRLMALRGERIEHLTFRDFPTLLRSGDVLVLNETRVIAARVHGKRVPSGGGVELLFLRPAGEAHYDPSATRWLVLAKPGRRLRTGERISFGSLGEAAVVNVLDGGVREIELRLTVGFEEFLETAGTLPLPPYVHNDSAEAQAGYQTIFARDPGSVAAPTASLHFTNAVFEELKRRNVEIVKLVLDVGLGTFRPLQSENLDEHAMHAESFSIPEATADAIRRAKEEGRRVVAAGTTVVRALEASALQSGAVRPGRDQTDLFIRPGFNFRIVDALLTNFHLPRSTLLVLVCAFAGRERILHAYAEAIERGYRLFSFGDAMFIEGPAVRPAAT; translated from the coding sequence ATGCCGGGCGAGCGATTGACCTTACGCCGAAGTCCTGAGCCTGTCGAAGGGGAGCCCGGCATACGGGGAGCCGTCTCGCCCGGCGTACGGTCTGCCCGATCGCCCGACGCTGGTGTCACTTCCTCTTACGATTATGAGCTTCCCGAAGGCGCGATAGCGCAGGCGCCGGCTCAGCCACGTGATTCGTCGCGGCTGATGGCGCTGCGCGGAGAGCGCATCGAGCATCTGACATTTCGCGATTTTCCGACGTTATTGCGATCCGGCGACGTGCTCGTACTCAACGAGACTCGCGTCATTGCCGCGCGCGTTCACGGAAAGCGTGTGCCGAGCGGCGGCGGCGTTGAGTTGTTGTTTTTGCGGCCGGCGGGAGAAGCGCACTACGATCCGAGCGCGACGCGATGGCTCGTGCTCGCAAAGCCGGGACGCCGGCTGCGTACCGGTGAGCGCATAAGCTTCGGTTCGCTGGGCGAGGCGGCAGTGGTTAACGTTCTCGACGGCGGCGTTCGTGAGATCGAATTGAGGCTAACCGTCGGATTTGAGGAGTTTCTCGAGACCGCCGGGACGTTGCCGCTGCCGCCGTACGTTCACAACGATTCGGCGGAGGCGCAGGCGGGGTATCAAACCATTTTTGCGCGCGATCCGGGAAGTGTCGCAGCGCCGACCGCATCGTTGCACTTCACAAACGCTGTCTTCGAAGAACTCAAGCGCCGGAACGTCGAGATCGTTAAACTCGTACTCGACGTCGGTCTCGGAACATTCCGTCCGCTTCAGAGCGAGAACCTCGATGAGCACGCTATGCACGCCGAGTCGTTCTCGATCCCGGAAGCAACCGCTGACGCGATAAGGCGAGCGAAAGAAGAAGGCAGGCGCGTAGTTGCCGCCGGCACGACCGTCGTACGAGCGCTCGAAGCGTCGGCTTTGCAAAGCGGCGCCGTTCGCCCCGGCCGCGATCAAACGGATCTCTTTATCAGGCCGGGATTCAATTTTCGCATCGTCGACGCGCTGCTGACAAACTTTCACTTGCCGCGCTCCACACTGCTGGTGCTCGTCTGCGCCTTCGCCGGACGCGAACGTATCCTCCACGCGTATGCGGAAGCAATCGAACGCGGCTACCGGCTGTTCTCCTTTGGCGATGCGATGTTTATCGAAGGTCCCGCGGTTCGACCAGCAGCGACTTAG
- a CDS encoding NFACT RNA binding domain-containing protein produces MYSDWILIARLAHEIEERFLGARVRDVGQLPDGRFALALWRKGSTQLLTADVFAATPVLTVENGELPIAAEPGFVRAAGAALRGKTLTAVRAFQGERILQLEFAAQSRFGVPEVYALICELVPRFGNLILIKDATVVSALKEFKRSAKTLRTVRPGARYEPPPARPGKSRFAIEPLPSQESVRTNDLYVYRDEHGALQQAHVVPLEQYTSSRLERAPSLLEIFAELRCTGTDAHVAAGTADKRRADAERALADRERKLRTELARIEERLAETTERNDLRARGQAIYSKLHELPEKDKNAAKLEATDLFSRYKKAAVAGDHLTRRRTGVLQSLEEVEELRWELERAGDDELREIAELLKPRQRRAASPKARPAKKRRVLAHETPHGSRILVGRSPLENAELTFRVARPDDLWFHARGQPGAHVILQRDDRRDAPEEDVLTAAQLAAAHSKGRNSAKVTVDYTPRKHVRKRPNAAPGLVFYTNAKSLLVEPRDLR; encoded by the coding sequence GTGTATTCGGACTGGATTCTTATCGCGCGCCTGGCGCATGAGATCGAGGAACGCTTCTTGGGCGCGCGCGTGAGGGACGTGGGCCAGCTTCCGGATGGCCGTTTTGCGCTCGCGCTGTGGCGAAAAGGCTCGACGCAGCTGCTGACCGCCGACGTCTTTGCCGCGACGCCGGTACTGACGGTCGAAAACGGTGAACTGCCGATCGCCGCGGAGCCGGGATTCGTTCGCGCGGCCGGCGCCGCGCTGCGTGGGAAGACGCTGACCGCGGTGCGAGCTTTTCAAGGTGAGCGTATCCTGCAGCTGGAGTTTGCCGCGCAGTCGCGTTTCGGTGTGCCGGAAGTCTACGCGCTCATCTGCGAGCTCGTTCCGCGTTTCGGCAACCTGATTCTGATAAAGGACGCAACGGTGGTATCCGCGCTTAAGGAGTTTAAACGCTCGGCCAAGACTCTGCGCACGGTACGGCCGGGGGCGCGTTACGAGCCGCCGCCGGCGCGCCCGGGCAAATCGCGATTCGCGATCGAGCCTCTGCCGAGCCAGGAATCGGTTCGAACGAACGATCTCTACGTCTATCGCGACGAGCACGGTGCCTTGCAACAAGCGCATGTCGTTCCGCTCGAACAGTACACGAGCTCGCGTCTGGAACGTGCGCCGTCGCTGCTCGAGATATTTGCCGAACTCCGGTGCACCGGCACGGATGCTCACGTCGCGGCCGGGACGGCCGATAAGCGGCGCGCCGATGCCGAACGCGCGTTGGCCGATCGCGAGCGAAAGCTCCGCACGGAGCTCGCACGCATCGAAGAACGCTTGGCGGAAACAACCGAGCGGAACGACCTGCGCGCCCGCGGCCAGGCGATCTATTCAAAACTGCACGAACTCCCCGAAAAAGACAAGAACGCTGCCAAGCTCGAGGCGACGGATCTCTTCTCCCGCTACAAGAAAGCCGCCGTTGCCGGCGACCATTTGACGCGCCGGCGCACCGGCGTGCTTCAGTCTCTCGAAGAGGTGGAGGAGTTACGCTGGGAACTCGAGCGCGCCGGCGACGACGAACTACGCGAAATTGCTGAACTCCTGAAGCCGCGACAGCGTCGCGCGGCCTCTCCGAAGGCGCGGCCGGCAAAGAAGCGCCGCGTTCTTGCGCACGAGACGCCGCACGGTTCGCGCATTCTCGTCGGCCGTTCGCCGCTGGAGAATGCCGAGCTGACTTTCCGGGTCGCTCGCCCGGACGATCTCTGGTTCCACGCGCGCGGTCAGCCGGGCGCACACGTGATCCTGCAACGCGACGATCGGCGCGACGCTCCGGAAGAGGATGTCCTTACGGCCGCGCAGCTCGCTGCGGCACATTCGAAGGGCCGGAACAGCGCGAAGGTCACCGTTGACTATACGCCGCGCAAGCACGTGCGTAAGCGTCCGAATGCCGCGCCCGGTTTGGTCTTTTATACGAACGCTAAGTCGCTGCTGGTCGAACCGCGGGACCTTCGATAA
- the gmk gene encoding guanylate kinase — MPTKGNVVLGPGLLFVVSGPSGAGKDTLVDALLARTGRLRYSVSATTRPPRPGEREGEHYFFVTPEEFKRREAAGGLLEWREYNGNLYGTPRDFVEDTLTQGYDLIMKPEVNGALAIKSTFPDAVLIFLLPDRFSYLRQRLLTRRTETNEEIARRLEIAHEEIRNIRDFDYIVINEEHRSDEAVKDLQAILQAERFRIHRYPDDTIRELEHS; from the coding sequence TTGCCAACTAAGGGGAACGTCGTGCTGGGCCCGGGCCTGCTTTTCGTCGTATCCGGCCCATCGGGGGCCGGCAAAGACACGCTCGTGGACGCGCTCCTGGCACGCACCGGGCGCCTCCGGTACTCGGTCTCGGCGACCACGCGTCCGCCGCGGCCCGGAGAACGAGAGGGCGAGCACTACTTCTTCGTTACTCCGGAGGAATTCAAACGGCGCGAAGCCGCCGGCGGCCTTCTGGAGTGGCGCGAATACAACGGGAACCTCTACGGAACGCCGCGAGATTTCGTCGAGGACACGCTGACCCAGGGCTACGACTTGATCATGAAGCCTGAAGTCAACGGAGCGTTGGCAATCAAGAGCACTTTTCCGGATGCGGTGCTCATATTTTTACTGCCTGACCGGTTCTCGTATCTGCGTCAGCGGCTGCTGACCAGAAGGACCGAGACCAACGAAGAGATCGCGCGACGTTTGGAGATCGCGCACGAGGAGATACGAAATATTCGGGACTTCGACTACATCGTCATTAACGAAGAACATCGATCGGACGAAGCAGTCAAAGACCTTCAAGCGATTCTGCAAGCGGAGCGTTTCCGCATACACCGGTATCCGGACGATACAATAAGGGAATTGGAACACTCATAA
- the rpoZ gene encoding DNA-directed RNA polymerase subunit omega: MTEQVFGDLDELLKHVDSKFSLVNVVTKRAKQLNNGAPELTPNVNPNKPVSTAFNEVATGKIHYHRTKEGIK, encoded by the coding sequence ATGACCGAACAAGTTTTTGGAGATTTGGACGAACTGCTCAAGCACGTTGACTCAAAGTTCAGCCTGGTCAACGTCGTGACGAAGCGCGCGAAGCAATTGAACAACGGCGCGCCCGAGCTCACGCCGAACGTGAATCCGAACAAGCCTGTCTCGACGGCGTTCAACGAAGTCGCGACCGGCAAGATTCACTATCACAGAACAAAAGAGGGAATCAAGTAA
- the glmS gene encoding glutamine--fructose-6-phosphate transaminase (isomerizing) has product MCGIVGYIGERDSVPIILDSLARLEYRGYDSAGIAVIDDSGALTGSKAEGKLARLAERLRNGEALSGRVGVGHTRWATHGRPSDANAHPHMDCSGRIAVVHNGIIENYAPLRARLIESGHIFKSETDTEVLAHLIETHYDGNLEEAVRRTLREVRGAYALGIISSDDPDHLLFARNGASPLVIGIGKGEMFVASDTPAILQYTRDEIILQEGEMVVVGRDGWKLTDYDGKPIKRDVTHITWDASSAEKSGYKHFMLKEIYEQPNVIKETLSGRLDENDDVQLGSEIGIDESFMRDLSKIAITGCGTAYHAGMVGMYLLRSLVHIPVEMELASEFRYGDPVVDPTALTIAMSQSGETADTIEAVRIAKDAGSTVLGICNVLGSHLTRLADGTLFTRGGPEIGVAATKTYVSQLTAMTLFTLYLARLRDTVPRDRLRQIAGAMKLLPAAVDVVLDTSDEIRKVARKIRRSRSVLFIGRYINFPTALEGALKLKEISYIHAEGYAAGEMKHGPIALLDPNVPVIGVMTEGRVREKILSNLAESKAREAPVIVVANHGDEEAKAIADHVFWVPKIDELLSPIVNIIPLQLLAYHIADIEGKDIDQPRNLAKTVTVE; this is encoded by the coding sequence ATGTGCGGGATCGTCGGATATATCGGAGAGCGCGACAGCGTTCCGATCATTCTCGACTCGCTCGCGCGGCTGGAGTACCGCGGATACGACAGCGCCGGCATCGCTGTCATCGACGATTCAGGTGCGCTAACCGGCTCCAAAGCCGAAGGCAAATTGGCGCGCTTGGCCGAGCGGCTGCGCAACGGCGAAGCGCTTTCGGGACGCGTCGGGGTAGGGCACACACGCTGGGCCACGCACGGCCGTCCGTCCGACGCCAACGCGCACCCGCATATGGACTGCAGCGGCAGAATTGCGGTCGTGCACAACGGTATCATCGAGAACTACGCGCCTCTGCGCGCCAGGCTCATCGAGTCAGGCCACATCTTCAAGAGCGAAACTGACACCGAAGTTCTCGCGCACCTGATCGAGACGCATTACGACGGCAACTTAGAGGAAGCGGTCCGCCGCACGCTGCGCGAAGTGCGCGGCGCCTACGCGCTCGGAATCATCAGCTCGGACGACCCGGACCACCTTCTCTTTGCCCGCAACGGCGCCAGCCCGCTGGTGATCGGGATCGGCAAAGGCGAGATGTTCGTCGCCTCCGACACGCCGGCGATCCTGCAGTACACCCGCGATGAGATCATCCTCCAAGAAGGCGAGATGGTCGTCGTCGGGCGCGACGGCTGGAAGCTGACCGATTACGACGGCAAGCCGATCAAGCGCGACGTAACGCACATCACGTGGGATGCGAGTTCGGCCGAAAAGAGCGGCTACAAGCATTTCATGCTCAAAGAGATCTACGAGCAGCCGAATGTCATAAAAGAGACGCTCAGCGGGCGCCTCGACGAAAACGACGACGTTCAACTCGGCTCGGAGATCGGCATCGACGAATCGTTCATGCGGGACCTTTCGAAAATCGCGATCACGGGATGCGGGACGGCATATCACGCGGGCATGGTCGGGATGTACCTGTTGCGGTCGCTCGTGCACATTCCCGTAGAGATGGAACTCGCAAGTGAGTTCCGCTACGGCGACCCGGTGGTCGACCCGACCGCGCTGACAATCGCCATGTCGCAGTCCGGCGAAACGGCCGATACCATTGAAGCGGTTCGCATCGCAAAGGATGCCGGGTCCACCGTGCTGGGAATCTGTAACGTCCTTGGCTCTCATCTAACACGTCTTGCGGACGGCACGCTCTTCACGCGCGGTGGTCCGGAAATCGGCGTCGCAGCGACCAAAACATACGTCTCGCAGCTCACGGCCATGACGCTGTTCACGTTGTATCTGGCTCGGCTGCGGGACACGGTACCGCGCGACCGCCTACGGCAGATCGCCGGCGCCATGAAACTCTTGCCTGCGGCGGTTGACGTCGTGCTCGATACGTCGGACGAGATTCGCAAGGTAGCGCGCAAGATTCGGCGATCGCGATCGGTGCTGTTCATCGGGCGCTACATTAATTTCCCGACCGCACTCGAAGGTGCGCTGAAGCTCAAGGAGATTTCCTACATTCACGCTGAGGGCTACGCCGCCGGCGAGATGAAGCACGGCCCGATCGCCTTACTCGATCCGAACGTGCCGGTGATCGGCGTCATGACCGAAGGCCGAGTGCGGGAGAAGATACTCTCGAATCTGGCGGAGTCCAAGGCGCGCGAAGCGCCCGTCATTGTCGTGGCCAACCACGGTGACGAAGAAGCTAAGGCCATCGCCGATCATGTCTTCTGGGTGCCGAAGATCGACGAGCTGCTTTCGCCGATCGTCAACATCATTCCATTGCAGTTGCTGGCCTATCACATCGCCGACATCGAAGGCAAGGATATCGACCAGCCCCGCAACTTGGCAAAAACCGTCACCGTCGAATAG